In Pyrenophora tritici-repentis strain M4 chromosome 6, whole genome shotgun sequence, the DNA window ACATGGTGGTACTACGTGCCTAGCTGTGATTGGCCAGGCGGAGATAGCCGTCAAGATGGTAGCATTGGGGCTCCACGCTGGTGGCGAGTACAAGAGAGCAAGCTGTCCCTTGATCAGACACACTCCATCTCTCTCCCAGACAAAAAATAATGGGCAAATGTGTTTGGTGCGTGGGCAGGGCCCTCACCAGCTTTTTccctcgtcgtcgtcgtggTCCATGTCCTGGACAGCCACCCCGGCGAGGCGGTAAGAAGAAAAGTGGAGCCGCTTGCGAGCTTGGCCTCGGCCGCCTCTCATGGGATTTTGTCGCGAGCTGCGTTGTGCTTGCATTAATGCCTGTTGAGCCTCGCCCATGCAACAGGTGCTACGTGGTAGCTAAGTATATGACTGGCTCTTCCCGCCTCTACAAAACCTATATCCCTCGTAGCGGAACCTTAGCGCCCGACAATCCACCAGGCTTGCATGCATGAGCCAGCCTGTTGTTGTGCCGTACATAAGTAAAGCTCCATTCGTTCCGTGCGGTGAGGAGACTTGACGGCCCGCCCAGACTCAGAAAGGCAACAAAATTTTCTTTGACATTCGATTGATTGGATTGCAAAAGCGGTTTTAAGTGGCGCTTGACTGCAACTGATAGCAGTCAGCTGTAGAGCGTGAATCATGCCGAGCTGGGGCAGGAAAGAAAGCTATGAGTGAGTGCTACCCGTTAATGTCCTTTGCTCGACCAACTTTCTCttccccctccccctcccaCTTCCCCTCCACGCCACTTTCAAGCTTTTGTCCCTCGCCCTATACTACCCTTATCTCACTCTGGCTTTTGGTAAGGAGTTCCCTGGCCTGACCCCGCCTTGTATACCCCAGCCTATAACAATATTTTTGTCCACCACCGACTGGCCCTTGGCTCAACCTACTCGCCAAGCTTGCCTTAGTTAACGCCTGTCATCAGCCTTTGCTAGAGCAATCAACTAACGCCTCTTCCGCAGAGTCTCTTCAAAAGAGCAGAAGCAGATCCTCGCTGATATTCAGTCGGGATCTCAAAAGTTCAGCAGACGGCTCCTACCGCCTAGAAGCCAGGACAACAGGCGAGCAAGGAACGGAGATACCATCGTACCCGTCACCGTAACTGGCGAAGCAAGTCAGCAAGAAGAGCGACGAGGACGCAAGTCGACCAGCTCAGGCCGACCCGGGCTCCCCAAGCGTACCAGCAGTATGAAGCGAGCGTACAACTACTTCTTCGGTGGAGCTGCACCACTGCCTGCACCGGCTGAGCCGACAAGCCCGTTGGTCACAACCGATGCTACACCACCCACAAAGGCAGAGTCGATAAGACAGCAGGACAATGGCGTCGATACCCCGCCTGAAACCCCGCGCGAGCCGCCTAGACGGTTGAGCGAAGACGAGGCCGGTACGTCTGATTTCTTTACCCCTCCCCAATACCCTCTTTTGCTTCATGCGTCTCTCCCCCATTGAACTACACTCCATCCCACGCAATACTAACTCACTCTTCTTCCTTAGCGGCAGACTCTCCTTCACCCCCATCTCTACTAGCCTCGGATGACTTGGAGACGCAAATTTCCAAGCTCAAGAAGAAGCTCGCCCACGCCGAAGCCGACCTTGACGAAGCCCAGCGCGTTGCTGCTACCCAAGATGAGCATGTGCGGAGTCTTGAGGAGGACCACAAGGAGCGCACCAAGGAGTTCGAGTCCCGCGAGCAGTCGCTGCAGCAGGACAAGAAGGATCTTGAGGAGCACATGGTCAGCGTCGTTGTTCAACAAGTACGCGAGGCCAAGGCCAAGGAGAGGAACACCGTTCGCGAGGAGTGCGAAGCTGAGTTCAACGAGAAGATTGCCGATATCACAAAGGAGGCTGAAGGCCTTCGCGGCACCGTCTCCGAACTTGAGGCCCAGATTGCATCCTACAAGGATGAGATCGAGAAGCTCAAGGGCATCATCGACAGCCATCAGGCAGCCGGTACTGAATCAGCTGACAACTCTGCTGAGCTTGAAGCTAAGGAGGCTGAGCTTTCTACTGCCAAGGCGCAGTTGGACGAGCTTACCGCTGCAAAGAGCAACACAGAGAAGGAACTCGCCGATGCTCTTGCCACAATTGAGGAGCTCAAGAGCCAGAGCCAGGACACTGTCGCCAAGGCTGATCTTGATGCCCTAGCTGCGGACCGAGACGCTCAGAAGACCAAGGTTGAGGAATTCGTTGCTGAGGTCGCCATCCTGAAGTCGCAGATCTCCGAGTTAGAGGAGCTGAAGTCCAAGCACGCTGAACTCGAAGCCGCACACAGCAAGCTCTCCGAAGAACTTGCAGCACGAGGCACCCAAGACGCTGATGCTGAGAAGGCGTCAAAAGAGGAGGCTGAAGGTCTTCGCAGCACCATTACTGAGCTGCaagcatctctccaggagGCAAAGGATACCCTTGAGCAGAAGGCTTCAGAGCTTGACGCTAAGACCAAGGAGTatgctgctgctgccgaTCAGGTCGCATCATTGACTGAGTCATCCAAGAGTGAGGTTGATAGTCTCAAGGCTGAGATTAGCGATTTGCAAGAGAAACTCAAGACTGTCGACATGTCCAAGGGTGACGCTGATGAGCTTGCTCAGAAGGTTTCTGCCCTCGAGAAGTCGCTGAAGGAGGCACAAGATGATCTTTCTGCCAAGACGTCTGAGCTCGAGGCATCCTCAGCCTCCCTTGCTTCCGAGAAGGAAGCGGCAGTCAAGGCTGCAGAAGAGGCTAAGAGCAAGGTTGATGCCCTCACAGCCAAGATTTCTGAACTTGAAGCCTCCCTCAAGGAATCACAAGACAGCCTTTCCGCCAAGGATGCCGAGCTTGAAACCGTAAAGGGCGACGCATCCAAGGCTGCCGAATCTGCCAAGGTTGAGGTTGCAGGCCTGCAGAGCACCgtcagcaagcttgaggccGAGATTGAGAGCACAAAGGGTTCTTCTGATGAGCAGACCACTGCTGCCAAGAAAGAGGCCGAGGAGCTTCGCGAGACTGTAGCTAAGCTTGAGGCTGAGCTGGAGGCTGCAAAGGGCGAAGTCACCAAGGTTTCAGAGGCTTCCAATGCCAAGGTCACCGAGCTCGAGGGCTCGCTGAAGGAGGCACAGGATAGCCTGGCTGCTAAGGAGTCTGAGCTAGCTGCCGCAAAAGAGGAGGTCAGTAAGGCATCAGAGGCCTCTGCCACTAAGGTAGCTGAGCTCGAAGGTTCCCTCAAGGAGGCACAAGAGAGCCTTGCCACCAAGGAGTCTGAGTTGGCTGCTGCCAAGGAGGAGGCCACCAAGGCTGTTGAGTCATCCAAGGGAGACGCTGAGGGTCTGCAAAAGACCATCGCTGACCTTGAGGCTTCGCTCAAGGAAGCCAAGGACAGCCTATCGTCCAAGGAATCTGAACTTGAGGCTGCTAAGGGCGATGTCACCAAGGTCACTGAATCTTCCAGCTCGAAGATTGCCGAGCTTGAGGCCAGTCTGAAGGAAGCTCAGGAGAGCATCACCGCCCACAAGTCGGAATTGGAGGCTGCCAAGAGCGAAGCTAAGAAGGCGGTCGAATCATCCAAGGGTGATGCTGAGGGCCTTCGTTCCACTATCAGCGAGCTAGAGGCTTCTCTTAAGGAGGCGAAGGATGGTCTTGCGGCAAAGGAGTCTGAACTCGAGGCTGCTAAAGCTGATGTAAGCCAAGCTACTGAGTCCTCTGGCTCAAAGATCGCTGAGTTGGAGGCGTCTCTCAAGGCTGCCCAAGACAGCCTAGCCGCGAAGGAGTCGGAACTGGGGGCCAAGTCTGCTGAAGCTGGCAAGGTTACCGAACTTGAGCAAGCTCTCGCCACTGCAAAGTCAGATCTTGAGGCTGCTACCACTGCCAAGGAAGATGCTGCCAAGGCATCAGAATCGTCAACACAGGAGGCTGAGGGTCTTCGCAACAAGATTACCGAGCTGGAGACTGCCGTCAAGGAGAAGGAAGCTGCTCTGGCTGAGGCTACCCAAGCCACCGAGGCTGCCAAGGGTGGTGCCAACGAGTCTGCGGCAAAGATCGCAGAGCTTGAGGCTTCCCTCAAGGAAACCACTAGCAAGCTCGAAGCCAAGGAAACTGAACACTCAGAATCTCTCCAGGCAGCTCAATCGTCAAGCAACGACAAGATTGCGGCCCTTGAGAAGGAGCTCGCTGACGCCAAGGCTGAGGCCAGCAAGGTCGCCGAGTTGGAAGCTAAGCTTGCTGCGAAGGAATCTGAACACTCTGAAGCCCTTCAGACTGCCCAATCTTCAGGCAACGAGAAGGTTGCTTCCCTGGAGAAGGATCTCGCCGCTGCCGAGCAGTCTCTTGAGGAGACTAAGAAGGCAAAGGAGGCTGTTGATGAGGAGCTCAAGGCGACCAAGGAGGCTGAGGCTGAAGCGAAGGAGACTGCTGCAAAGGCCTCTACACTCGAATCCGAGCTTGCAGAGCTCAAGATATCGACTGAGAAGTCGACTGCTGAGAAGAGCGAGCTAGAGGAGAAGTTGAAGGCAAGCGAGACCAAGGTCACTGAGCTCGAGGCCAGCGTCGAAGCTGCCAAGGCGAAGGAATCTGAACTCACTGCTCTCCAAGCCAAGCTTGACGAGGCTACCCAGGCATCTGAGGCATCCATCAAGGAGCTCGAGGCCGCTAAGTCAGGAGAGACAGAAGCCAAGACATCTCTCGAGACTCTTCAGGCCACACTGAAGGAGCAAGAAGAAAAGACCACTGCTCTACAGTCCGAGGCTGAGGCCGCGAAGAAGGCACAAGAGGAGGCTAAGGCGGAACTTGAGTCTGCTAAAGAGCAActtgagaaggccaaggCTGATCAAGAGGAGCTCAAGAAGACTAACGCTGAGCTGCTTGAGAAGGCCTCGAAGATTGTCGAAGTCCCCGCCACCGAGGTTCCCGCTGAGAAGGCTGCTGAAGTACCTGTCGAGAAGGCCATCGAGGAGCCAGTTGCTGAGACCAAGGAGCCAGAGGCACCAGTAGATGCACCAGCTGTCGATGGCGCAGCGGAGACCGAGACTAAGGATGCTGAGGAACCCGAATCGGAGCCCCAAACACCCACTACCCCCATGTCACCCACCAACGGCGATGAAGAGGAGGGTGAAGGAGGAGAGAAGAGTGCCTCtaaaaagaagaagaacaagaagaagggcaagaAATAAGTTTGACGCCTGAGTATCGAGTGATTCTGCGAAGGAGAGGGGGTGAGTCAGTGGTGAAGTAAGATGGAGGTTGGGAATGACGGGATATGGGAGGTTGCATTATACCCTTTGCTACACACCGTTATTGTGTGAGCACCCTTGTGGCTAGTAGGAGGATCTTCCCAGATTGCTTGCTGCGCGTCttgttttgttttgttttgtGGTTGTTGAGTTTCCACCCCTCTCCTTTTTTTCCATGTGCGCTGCTGCGACTGAACGTTTTAATGACGGGTCCACGTTTTCCAACGTTTATGCACAGAGATGATCGGTACGAAAGTATGAGCCTGAGAAATGAGCATGAAGCATGAGAATTGTATAGATAATGAAATGTGTGTTGCGTTCTTAACATGGCTGTTCTACCTTTGTTGATGTGATGACGTTTGAATCAATTTCAGTCGACAGTTCGACGTGAGCATTGCCAGTTTGACCGGATTGCTCCTTCTGCTTTGTTGAAATTATGATGTTTGATTCATTCCAATCTAAGCTCAACGTTTCCGTCACTATGTCACTATGTTCACCGCCACCCGCAAAACCACACAGATACTCAATCAATCCAGCATCTAAGTCGACTTCGA includes these proteins:
- a CDS encoding Myosin-tail-1 multi-domain protein — its product is MPSWGRKESYEVSSKEQKQILADIQSGSQKFSRRLLPPRSQDNRRARNGDTIVPVTVTGEASQQEERRGRKSTSSGRPGLPKRTSSMKRAYNYFFGGAAPLPAPAEPTSPLVTTDATPPTKAESIRQQDNGVDTPPETPREPPRRLSEDEAAADSPSPPSLLASDDLETQISKLKKKLAHAEADLDEAQRVAATQDEHVRSLEEDHKERTKEFESREQSLQQDKKDLEEHMVSVVVQQVREAKAKERNTVREECEAEFNEKIADITKEAEGLRGTVSELEAQIASYKDEIEKLKGIIDSHQAAGTESADNSAELEAKEAELSTAKAQLDELTAAKSNTEKELADALATIEELKSQSQDTVAKADLDALAADRDAQKTKVEEFVAEVAILKSQISELEELKSKHAELEAAHSKLSEELAARGTQDADAEKASKEEAEGLRSTITELQASLQEAKDTLEQKASELDAKTKEYAAAADQVASLTESSKSEVDSLKAEISDLQEKLKTVDMSKGDADELAQKVSALEKSLKEAQDDLSAKTSELEASSASLASEKEAAVKAAEEAKSKVDALTAKISELEASLKESQDSLSAKDAELETVKGDASKAAESAKVEVAGLQSTVSKLEAEIESTKGSSDEQTTAAKKEAEELRETVAKLEAELEAAKGEVTKVSEASNAKVTELEGSLKEAQDSLAAKESELAAAKEEVSKASEASATKVAELEGSLKEAQESLATKESELAAAKEEATKAVESSKGDAEGLQKTIADLEASLKEAKDSLSSKESELEAAKGDVTKVTESSSSKIAELEASLKEAQESITAHKSELEAAKSEAKKAVESSKGDAEGLRSTISELEASLKEAKDGLAAKESELEAAKADVSQATESSGSKIAELEASLKAAQDSLAAKESELGAKSAEAGKVTELEQALATAKSDLEAATTAKEDAAKASESSTQEAEGLRNKITELETAVKEKEAALAEATQATEAAKGGANESAAKIAELEASLKETTSKLEAKETEHSESLQAAQSSSNDKIAALEKELADAKAEASKVAELEAKLAAKESEHSEALQTAQSSGNEKVASLEKDLAAAEQSLEETKKAKEAVDEELKATKEAEAEAKETAAKASTLESELAELKISTEKSTAEKSELEEKLKASETKVTELEASVEAAKAKESELTALQAKLDEATQASEASIKELEAAKSGETEAKTSLETLQATLKEQEEKTTALQSEAEAAKKAQEEAKAELESAKEQLEKAKADQEELKKTNAELLEKASKIVEVPATEVPAEKAAEVPVEKAIEEPVAETKEPEAPVDAPAVDGAAETETKDAEEPESEPQTPTTPMSPTNGDEEEV